One genomic window of Streptomyces sp. WP-1 includes the following:
- a CDS encoding FAD-dependent oxidoreductase, with product MTPAADATRTVILTVDDDPGVSRAVARDLRRRYGASYRIVRAESGPSALEALRELKLRGDLVAVILADYRMPRMNGIEFLEQALDVYPGARRVLLTAYADTNAAIDAINVVDLDHYLLKPWDPPEEKLYPVLDDLLTAWRASDHRPVPSTKVVGHRWSAPSSQVREFLARNQVPYRWYSVEEPEGQRLLAAAGLDGQRLPVVVTPDGSALVEPEAPELAARVGLATTPTADFYDLVVIGGGPAGLGAAVYGASEGLRTVLVERSATGGQAGQSSRIENYLGFPDGVSGAQLTGRARRQAARFGAEILTAREVTALETCGAARVVRFADGTAIAAHSVILATGVQYRQLDARGCVDLTGCGVYYGSALTEAAGCQGEDVYIVGGANSAGQAAMYLARGAKSVTLLVRGADLSASMSYYLIQQITEAPNIEVRCRTVVEAAHGSGRLEQLTLRHTGTGETERVDARWMFVFIGAAPLTDWLGDGVLRDERGFILAGPDLTADGRPPAGWELDRPPYHLETSVPGVFVAGDARAESAKRVASAVGEGAMAVMLVHRYLEQS from the coding sequence ATGACACCGGCCGCCGACGCGACGCGGACCGTCATCCTGACCGTGGACGACGACCCGGGGGTCTCCCGCGCCGTCGCCCGTGATCTCCGGCGCCGCTACGGAGCGTCGTACCGGATCGTGCGCGCCGAGTCCGGGCCGTCCGCGCTGGAAGCGCTGCGCGAGCTGAAGCTGCGCGGCGACCTGGTGGCGGTGATCCTGGCCGACTACCGGATGCCGCGGATGAACGGCATCGAGTTCCTGGAGCAGGCGCTCGACGTGTACCCGGGGGCACGGCGGGTGCTGCTGACCGCGTACGCGGACACGAACGCGGCGATCGACGCGATCAACGTGGTGGACCTCGACCACTATCTGCTCAAGCCGTGGGACCCACCGGAGGAGAAGCTCTATCCGGTGCTGGACGATCTCCTGACGGCATGGCGCGCCAGCGACCACAGGCCGGTGCCGAGCACCAAGGTGGTGGGGCACCGCTGGTCGGCGCCGTCCTCGCAGGTCCGGGAGTTCCTGGCCCGCAACCAGGTGCCGTACCGCTGGTACTCGGTGGAGGAGCCGGAGGGGCAGCGGCTGCTGGCCGCGGCCGGGCTGGACGGGCAGCGGCTGCCGGTGGTGGTCACCCCGGACGGCTCGGCCCTGGTCGAGCCCGAGGCGCCCGAACTGGCCGCGCGGGTGGGACTGGCCACGACGCCCACGGCCGACTTCTACGACCTGGTGGTGATCGGCGGCGGCCCGGCCGGGCTCGGCGCGGCCGTGTACGGGGCCTCGGAGGGGCTGCGCACGGTGCTCGTGGAGCGCTCGGCGACCGGCGGGCAGGCCGGGCAGAGTTCCCGCATCGAGAACTACCTGGGCTTCCCGGACGGTGTCTCCGGTGCCCAGCTCACCGGCCGGGCCCGGCGGCAGGCGGCCCGGTTCGGTGCCGAGATCCTGACCGCGCGCGAGGTGACGGCCCTGGAGACGTGCGGCGCCGCCCGGGTCGTGCGGTTCGCGGACGGTACGGCGATCGCCGCGCACAGCGTGATCCTGGCGACCGGCGTGCAGTACCGGCAACTCGACGCCCGGGGCTGCGTCGACCTGACGGGCTGCGGGGTGTACTACGGCTCGGCGCTGACCGAGGCGGCCGGCTGCCAGGGCGAGGACGTGTACATCGTCGGCGGCGCCAACTCGGCGGGCCAGGCGGCGATGTACCTCGCCCGGGGCGCCAAGTCGGTGACGCTGCTGGTACGCGGCGCGGATCTGTCGGCGTCGATGTCGTACTACCTGATCCAGCAGATCACCGAGGCGCCCAACATCGAGGTGCGCTGCCGCACGGTGGTGGAGGCGGCCCATGGCTCGGGGCGCCTGGAGCAGCTGACGCTGCGTCATACCGGGACCGGGGAGACCGAACGGGTCGACGCCCGGTGGATGTTCGTGTTCATCGGCGCGGCCCCGCTGACCGACTGGCTCGGCGACGGCGTGCTGCGCGACGAGCGCGGTTTCATCCTGGCCGGGCCCGATCTGACCGCCGACGGGCGGCCACCGGCCGGCTGGGAGCTGGACCGGCCGCCGTACCACCTGGAGACCAGCGTACCCGGCGTGTTCGTGGCGGGCGACGCGCGCGCCGAGTCCGCGAAGCGCGTCGCGTCCGCCGTCGGCGAGGGCGCGATGGCCGTCATGCTCGTCCACCGGTATCTGGAGCAGTCATGA
- a CDS encoding ATP-binding protein, translating to MSGQIMPCDPKEIRSLFLFEKLTPEQVGRLCAEGRVELFQPGPVYTEGDPATCFFVMVEGTVVISRRVGGDDVEVSRTSQRGVYGGAMQAYLGDRVRQVYANSLRATEPTRFFVLPADLFADVMHEWFPMAVHLLEGLFFGSKNTQAAIGQRERLLALGSLSAGLTHELNNPAAAAVRATSALRERVARMRRKLAVIAEGPFSRDALASLVEIQERTAERVAKAPALSPLEAADREDLLGDWLADHGIEQGWQPAATFVQAGLDVDWLEQVAAAVDEEILPGAVGWLNYTVETELLMTEIEDSTTRISHLVDAAKQYAQLDRAPYRAVDVHELLESTLLMLSAKFGSGIRVIKEYDRTLPPVPAYPAELNQVWTNLVDNAVSAMRGSGGEGTLTVRTARDHDRVLVEFRDTGPGIPAEIKDRIFDPFFTTKPVGEGTGLGLDISWRIVVNKHHGTLRVDSEPGDTRFQVLLPLSAGQPEPAEPAGERPEEAV from the coding sequence ATGAGCGGGCAGATCATGCCGTGCGACCCGAAGGAGATCCGGTCGCTCTTCCTCTTCGAGAAGCTCACCCCCGAGCAGGTGGGGCGGCTGTGCGCCGAGGGGCGGGTGGAGCTGTTCCAGCCCGGCCCGGTGTACACCGAGGGCGACCCGGCGACCTGCTTCTTCGTGATGGTCGAGGGGACGGTGGTGATCTCGCGCCGGGTCGGCGGGGACGACGTGGAGGTCTCCCGGACCTCGCAGCGCGGGGTGTACGGCGGGGCGATGCAGGCGTATCTGGGCGACCGGGTGCGGCAGGTGTACGCCAACTCGCTGCGGGCCACCGAGCCGACGCGGTTCTTCGTGCTGCCCGCCGACCTGTTCGCGGACGTGATGCACGAGTGGTTCCCGATGGCGGTGCATCTGCTGGAGGGCCTGTTCTTCGGGTCGAAGAACACCCAGGCGGCCATCGGGCAGCGGGAGCGGCTGCTGGCGCTCGGCTCGCTGTCGGCGGGGCTCACCCATGAGCTGAACAACCCGGCGGCCGCGGCCGTGCGGGCCACCTCCGCTCTGCGGGAGCGGGTGGCGAGGATGCGGCGCAAGCTGGCCGTGATCGCCGAAGGGCCGTTCTCCCGGGACGCGTTGGCGAGTCTGGTCGAGATCCAGGAGCGCACCGCCGAGCGGGTGGCGAAGGCCCCGGCGCTCAGTCCGCTGGAGGCCGCCGACCGGGAGGACCTGCTCGGGGACTGGCTGGCGGACCACGGCATCGAGCAGGGCTGGCAGCCGGCGGCGACCTTCGTCCAGGCGGGGCTCGACGTCGACTGGCTGGAGCAGGTGGCGGCGGCCGTGGACGAGGAGATCCTGCCGGGCGCGGTGGGCTGGCTCAACTACACCGTCGAGACCGAGCTGTTGATGACCGAGATCGAGGACTCCACCACCCGCATCTCGCACCTGGTGGACGCGGCCAAGCAGTACGCGCAGCTGGACCGGGCGCCGTACCGCGCGGTGGACGTGCACGAACTGCTGGAGAGCACGCTGCTGATGCTGTCGGCCAAGTTCGGCTCCGGCATCCGGGTCATCAAGGAGTACGACCGGACGCTCCCGCCGGTGCCCGCCTACCCGGCGGAGCTGAACCAGGTGTGGACCAACCTCGTCGACAACGCGGTCTCCGCGATGCGGGGTTCGGGCGGCGAGGGCACTCTGACGGTGCGCACCGCGCGCGACCACGACCGGGTGCTGGTGGAGTTCCGGGACACCGGGCCCGGGATCCCGGCGGAGATCAAGGACCGGATCTTCGACCCGTTCTTCACCACCAAGCCGGTCGGCGAGGGCACCGGGCTCGGTCTGGACATCTCCTGGCGGATCGTCGTCAACAAGCACCACGGCACGCTGCGGGTCGACTCCGAACCCGGTGACACCCGCTTCCAGGTGCTGCTGCCGCTGAGTGCCGGACAACCCGAACCGGCCGAACCGGCCGGGGAACGACCAGAGGAGGCCGTATGA
- a CDS encoding UBP-type zinc finger domain-containing protein, translating to MSGVEGIDPNVPPSGTGCAECEAAGGWWFHLRRCAQCGHIGCCDDSPARHATAHYRATGHPVIRSFEPDEAWFWNFATEELSAEGPELAPPSGHPADQPVPGPAGRVPQDWARTLG from the coding sequence ATGAGCGGCGTCGAGGGCATCGATCCGAACGTCCCGCCGAGCGGCACCGGTTGCGCGGAGTGCGAGGCGGCGGGCGGGTGGTGGTTCCATCTGCGGCGCTGTGCCCAGTGCGGGCACATCGGCTGCTGCGACGACTCGCCCGCCCGGCACGCCACCGCGCACTACCGGGCCACCGGGCATCCGGTGATCCGCAGCTTCGAGCCGGACGAGGCGTGGTTCTGGAACTTCGCCACCGAGGAACTGTCCGCCGAGGGGCCCGAACTCGCCCCGCCGTCCGGGCATCCGGCCGACCAGCCGGTGCCGGGCCCCGCCGGACGGGTGCCGCAGGACTGGGCGCGGACCCTGGGGTGA
- a CDS encoding SGNH/GDSL hydrolase family protein translates to MNGRFGRGCRVAAALLAVAACQSGPARTVLHPPGAPGRASGVLTWAASAERMGPGVAGAQYRMIVHTSVGGGAPRIRFTNAFGDRPLTLDHVYAGLRARGAALRPGGNHALTFGGAHRITVPAGSVAWSDPLPGRVPAGADLVVSLRTPAAGGPASGHALALQTSYMGLGGDLTAEDGGAHWTRTTGAWWYVDAVAVRPDRPATGAVAALGDSLTDGWQSTVDRNRRWPDYLARRLHTAHGAVQGVADEGISGDKLLADGTGDGAGQSILHRLDRDVLSQPGVRTVVLFAGVNDLKAHTGVTAAQLIAGYRESAHRAHAAHLCVTAATISPFKGWPEWDRAAETVRREVNHYLRTRGGFDAVADFDRTLRDPRDPERLRPAYDGGDHLHPGDRGMRALADSVDLKRLDCGR, encoded by the coding sequence GTGAACGGCCGGTTCGGGCGCGGCTGCCGCGTCGCCGCCGCCCTGCTGGCGGTCGCCGCCTGCCAGTCCGGGCCCGCCCGCACGGTCCTCCACCCGCCGGGCGCCCCGGGCCGCGCCTCCGGCGTGCTGACCTGGGCGGCGAGCGCCGAACGCATGGGCCCGGGCGTCGCGGGCGCGCAGTACCGGATGATCGTGCACACCAGCGTCGGCGGCGGTGCGCCGCGGATCCGCTTCACCAACGCCTTCGGTGACCGCCCGCTGACCCTCGACCACGTCTACGCGGGCCTGCGCGCCCGGGGCGCCGCCCTGCGCCCCGGCGGCAACCACGCCCTGACCTTCGGCGGCGCCCACCGCATCACCGTCCCCGCCGGTTCCGTCGCCTGGAGCGATCCGCTGCCCGGCCGGGTGCCCGCCGGTGCCGACCTAGTGGTGAGCCTGCGCACCCCGGCGGCCGGGGGCCCGGCCAGCGGCCACGCGCTGGCCCTCCAGACGTCGTACATGGGGCTGGGCGGCGATCTCACCGCCGAGGACGGCGGCGCCCACTGGACGCGGACCACCGGCGCCTGGTGGTACGTCGACGCCGTCGCCGTACGCCCCGACCGCCCGGCCACCGGGGCCGTGGCCGCGCTCGGCGACTCCCTCACCGACGGCTGGCAGTCCACCGTGGACCGCAACCGCCGCTGGCCCGACTACCTGGCCCGGCGCCTGCACACGGCCCACGGCGCCGTACAGGGTGTGGCCGACGAGGGCATATCCGGCGACAAGCTGCTCGCGGACGGCACCGGGGACGGCGCCGGGCAGAGCATCCTGCACCGCCTGGACCGCGATGTGCTGTCCCAGCCCGGGGTGCGCACCGTCGTCCTCTTCGCGGGCGTCAACGACCTGAAGGCGCACACCGGCGTCACCGCCGCCCAACTGATCGCCGGATACCGTGAGTCGGCGCACCGCGCGCACGCGGCCCATCTGTGTGTGACGGCCGCCACCATCAGCCCCTTCAAGGGCTGGCCGGAGTGGGACCGCGCCGCGGAGACCGTACGGCGCGAGGTCAACCACTACCTCCGCACGCGCGGGGGCTTCGACGCCGTCGCCGACTTCGACCGGACGCTGCGCGACCCCCGTGACCCCGAGCGCCTGCGGCCGGCGTACGACGGCGGCGACCATCTGCACCCCGGCGACCGGGGCATGCGCGCCCTCGCCGACTCCGTCGACCTGAAGCGGCTGGACTGCGGGCGCTGA
- a CDS encoding M4 family metallopeptidase — protein MAVAVAVATAATGLAGTAFAGPTTGEARSVASVTDAGAVVTAARTAAFAHASASGVSTGDELQAQDVMLDPEGARHVRFERTHNGLPVLGGDLVVHLDHKLAYTGVTRAAAQAVKPAAAAQAKLTAGQAAAKAAQAAKGEAGTAQLVVDARDGASALAYQVTVTDQDGTNTVVVDAVTGKVRSNTPDSDQFLSPKLVKSLQKSGATATPSTGDARAAALGRADAPTGAKTAFPSAANGTGKTLYVGSVGLTTTQTSRGHYQLADPSRYGTEVRDAKGKTTESFGAGTKFTGTSNVWGNGATSNRASAAADAQYGITKTLDFYKKTFGRKGIADNGKAAHGLVHWGNKVANAFWDPTCSCMLYGDGDGQTFKKPLVVLDVTGHELTHGVVDATAKLEPTYVDADGNQYGEPGALNESLADIFGSNVEFYANNKQDTPDYLIGEKLGLAQKFLRRLDHPSLDKLEGTIDYWTPATYDTEVHAGSGVSSHAYYLLAEGSGKKTINGVAYNSPTYDKSTVKGIGRAKATAIFYRALTRYMVSTTDFHGARLATLQAAKDLYGASSTEYKTVNQAWAAVNVTVANTPAAKH, from the coding sequence GTGGCGGTCGCGGTCGCGGTGGCCACCGCCGCCACGGGCCTCGCCGGTACGGCCTTCGCGGGCCCCACGACGGGGGAGGCGCGCTCCGTCGCGTCCGTCACCGATGCCGGTGCCGTGGTGACCGCGGCCCGCACCGCGGCCTTCGCGCACGCGTCCGCGTCCGGTGTCTCCACGGGTGACGAACTCCAGGCCCAGGACGTCATGCTGGACCCCGAGGGTGCCCGGCACGTCCGCTTCGAGCGCACCCACAACGGCCTGCCGGTGCTCGGCGGTGACCTCGTGGTCCACCTCGACCACAAGCTCGCCTACACGGGCGTGACCCGCGCCGCCGCCCAGGCCGTCAAGCCTGCCGCCGCCGCCCAGGCCAAGCTGACCGCGGGTCAGGCCGCCGCCAAGGCCGCCCAGGCCGCGAAGGGCGAGGCCGGTACCGCCCAGCTCGTCGTGGACGCCCGCGACGGCGCCTCCGCGCTCGCCTACCAGGTGACCGTGACCGACCAGGACGGCACCAACACCGTCGTGGTCGACGCCGTCACCGGCAAGGTGCGCAGCAACACGCCCGACAGCGACCAGTTCCTGTCGCCGAAGCTCGTCAAGAGCCTCCAGAAGAGCGGCGCGACGGCCACCCCGTCCACGGGTGACGCCCGCGCCGCCGCGCTGGGCCGCGCCGACGCCCCCACCGGCGCCAAGACGGCCTTCCCGTCCGCCGCGAACGGCACCGGCAAGACCCTCTACGTCGGCAGCGTCGGTCTCACCACCACGCAGACCTCGCGCGGCCACTACCAGCTCGCCGACCCGAGCCGGTACGGCACCGAGGTGCGCGACGCCAAGGGCAAGACCACGGAGAGCTTCGGCGCCGGCACGAAGTTCACCGGCACCAGCAACGTGTGGGGCAACGGCGCGACCTCCAACCGCGCCAGCGCCGCCGCCGACGCCCAGTACGGCATCACCAAGACGCTGGACTTCTACAAGAAGACCTTCGGCCGCAAGGGCATCGCCGACAACGGCAAGGCCGCCCACGGCCTGGTGCACTGGGGCAACAAGGTCGCCAACGCCTTCTGGGACCCGACCTGCTCCTGCATGCTCTACGGCGACGGTGACGGCCAGACCTTCAAGAAGCCGCTGGTCGTCCTCGACGTCACCGGTCACGAGCTGACCCACGGCGTGGTCGACGCGACCGCCAAGCTGGAGCCGACCTACGTCGACGCGGACGGCAACCAGTACGGCGAGCCGGGCGCGCTCAACGAGTCGCTGGCGGACATCTTCGGCTCCAACGTCGAGTTCTACGCCAACAACAAGCAGGACACGCCCGACTACCTGATCGGCGAGAAGCTGGGCCTCGCGCAGAAGTTCCTGCGCCGCCTGGACCACCCCTCGCTCGACAAGCTCGAGGGCACGATCGACTACTGGACCCCGGCCACCTACGACACCGAGGTGCACGCCGGTTCCGGTGTCTCGTCGCACGCCTACTACCTCCTCGCGGAGGGCAGCGGCAAGAAGACGATCAACGGCGTGGCGTACAACTCGCCGACGTACGACAAGTCCACGGTGAAGGGCATCGGCCGCGCCAAGGCCACCGCCATCTTCTACCGCGCGCTGACCCGCTACATGGTGTCCACGACCGACTTCCACGGCGCGCGCCTCGCGACGCTCCAGGCGGCCAAGGACCTGTACGGCGCGAGCAGCACCGAGTACAAGACGGTGAACCAGGCGTGGGCGGCGGTCAATGTGACCGTCGCGAACACGCCGGCCGCCAAGCACTGA
- a CDS encoding serine hydrolase has translation MVSARVSRGAVLGAVALSLLAVPAVESAAAESAAADGLSAPDTAGLTAVLRSAVAGGAPGALARIDDHGTVYRTTYGYADRGTRRAMDAGDRFRVGSVTKSFSAVVLLQLVDEHRLALDAPVNRYLPGLLPDDAITVRQVLGHRSGLYDFTNDMFADSVPGFEAVRNKVFTYRQLVALSLKHPRTNAPGAAYSYSNTNFVVAGMLIEKITGHSVRTEYQNRIFGPLKLQDTFYVHPDTAIPGAHAHGYLTPDKAGDPLVDATEQTVSWAQSAGAIISSARDLDTFYSALLGGRLMSPARLADMEKMNRVNATTAYGLGLRRRDLSCGISVYGHTGTVQGYYTYAFATKDGGRSMTAVATTSNNGKVLNTLAGTLDSAFCGKQGKRWPPAAGKE, from the coding sequence ATGGTGTCAGCCAGGGTGAGCAGGGGCGCGGTCCTCGGAGCGGTCGCGCTGTCGCTGCTCGCGGTACCGGCGGTGGAGTCGGCCGCGGCGGAGTCGGCCGCGGCGGACGGGCTTTCGGCGCCCGACACGGCGGGCCTGACCGCGGTGCTGCGGTCGGCGGTGGCCGGTGGCGCGCCGGGCGCGCTGGCCCGGATCGACGACCACGGCACGGTGTACCGGACGACGTACGGGTACGCCGACCGCGGCACCCGGCGGGCCATGGACGCCGGGGACCGGTTCCGCGTGGGCAGCGTCACCAAGTCCTTCTCGGCGGTCGTCCTGCTGCAACTCGTCGACGAGCACCGGCTGGCGCTGGACGCGCCGGTGAACCGCTATCTGCCGGGGCTGCTGCCGGACGACGCGATCACGGTGCGCCAGGTGCTCGGCCACCGCAGCGGGCTGTACGACTTCACGAACGACATGTTCGCCGACAGCGTTCCGGGGTTCGAGGCGGTCCGCAACAAGGTGTTCACGTACCGGCAGTTGGTGGCGCTGTCCCTGAAGCACCCCCGCACCAACGCGCCCGGCGCGGCGTACTCGTACTCGAACACCAACTTCGTGGTCGCCGGCATGCTCATCGAGAAGATCACCGGGCACTCCGTGCGGACCGAGTACCAGAACCGGATCTTCGGGCCACTGAAGCTCCAGGACACGTTCTACGTCCACCCCGACACCGCGATCCCCGGCGCCCACGCGCACGGCTACCTCACCCCCGACAAGGCGGGCGATCCGCTGGTGGACGCCACCGAGCAGACGGTGTCGTGGGCGCAGAGCGCGGGCGCCATCATCTCCAGCGCGCGGGACCTGGACACGTTCTACAGCGCGCTGCTCGGCGGCAGGCTGATGTCCCCGGCGCGGCTCGCGGACATGGAGAAGATGAACCGGGTCAACGCCACCACCGCGTACGGGCTCGGGCTGCGGCGCCGCGATCTGTCGTGCGGGATCTCGGTGTACGGGCACACGGGGACGGTGCAGGGCTACTACACGTACGCGTTCGCGACGAAGGACGGCGGCCGGAGCATGACGGCCGTCGCCACCACGTCCAACAACGGCAAGGTGCTCAACACGCTCGCGGGGACGCTGGATTCGGCGTTCTGCGGCAAGCAGGGCAAGCGGTGGCCCCCGGCGGCGGGCAAGGAGTAG
- a CDS encoding AIM24 family protein, with amino-acid sequence MKGDLFSSRHMVRAATGPGMSVENAKCLRYAVDGEMYARQGAMVAHRGDLRFERKGQGVGGMLKRAVTGEGLPLMAVRGRGEVWLAHEAQNCFVVEMEPGDRFTVGGRHVLCFDPSLSYEIRTVKGSGVTAGGLFNSVFSGSGRLGLVCEGDPLVIPVSAEQPVYVDTDAVVGWSEALETSLHRSQSVGSMLRGGSGEAVQLMLRGEGVVVVRPSELTRHKPQQH; translated from the coding sequence ATGAAGGGTGATCTCTTTTCCAGTCGGCACATGGTGCGGGCGGCCACCGGACCCGGGATGTCCGTCGAGAACGCCAAGTGCCTTCGGTACGCGGTGGACGGCGAGATGTACGCCCGGCAGGGCGCGATGGTCGCCCACCGCGGTGACCTGCGGTTCGAGCGCAAGGGGCAGGGCGTCGGGGGCATGCTCAAGCGCGCGGTCACCGGGGAGGGCCTGCCCCTGATGGCGGTGCGCGGGCGGGGCGAGGTCTGGCTCGCGCACGAGGCGCAGAACTGCTTCGTCGTGGAGATGGAGCCCGGCGACCGGTTCACCGTGGGCGGCCGGCATGTGCTGTGCTTCGACCCCTCGCTGTCGTACGAGATCCGGACCGTCAAGGGCTCCGGCGTCACCGCGGGCGGCCTGTTCAACAGCGTGTTCAGCGGCAGCGGCCGGCTCGGTCTGGTCTGCGAGGGCGATCCGCTGGTCATCCCGGTCTCGGCGGAGCAGCCGGTGTACGTCGACACGGACGCGGTGGTCGGCTGGAGCGAGGCCCTGGAGACCTCGCTGCACCGCTCGCAGTCGGTAGGGTCGATGCTGCGCGGCGGCTCCGGCGAGGCCGTGCAGCTGATGCTCCGGGGCGAGGGCGTGGTCGTCGTACGTCCGAGCGAGCTGACCCGGCACAAGCCGCAGCAGCACTGA
- a CDS encoding pyridoxal-phosphate dependent enzyme: protein MIGISEIEAAAGLIAPHVVRTPTVASPGLGALLGVPVTAKLELLQRTGSFKARGAAAKLLSLSEAERAAGVVAVSGGNHGIALAVMAAALDVKATVVIPRTAPARSLALAEEAGASLRLTDGMDGAFALGMRLADEGRTLVHPFDDPAVIAGQGTVGLELAEDADDGLTDVLVSIGGGGLISGIAAALRARRPGVRVWGVETAGAEAMSAALKAGGPVPVPLSSLVTTLSAPSVCRLTYDHTAELVEDVLVVPDREAVRGCLDLSTHAKLWAEPAAGCLLPAAREILSRVGPAAHLGLVVCGGNTTLAEVTDWAERFGLG, encoded by the coding sequence GTGATCGGCATCTCCGAGATCGAAGCCGCGGCCGGGCTGATCGCCCCGCATGTGGTGCGGACACCGACCGTGGCGAGCCCCGGGCTCGGCGCGCTGCTCGGCGTCCCGGTCACCGCCAAGCTCGAACTGCTCCAGCGCACCGGCTCGTTCAAGGCGCGCGGGGCGGCGGCGAAGCTGCTGTCGCTGAGCGAGGCGGAGCGGGCGGCGGGCGTGGTCGCGGTCAGCGGCGGCAACCACGGGATCGCGCTCGCGGTGATGGCGGCGGCCCTCGATGTGAAGGCGACCGTGGTGATACCCCGCACCGCGCCCGCGCGTTCGCTCGCGCTCGCCGAGGAGGCCGGGGCGTCGCTGCGGCTGACCGACGGCATGGACGGCGCCTTCGCGCTGGGGATGCGGCTCGCGGACGAAGGGCGCACACTGGTCCACCCGTTCGACGACCCGGCCGTGATCGCCGGGCAGGGCACGGTCGGCCTCGAACTGGCCGAGGACGCCGACGACGGGCTGACGGACGTCCTCGTCAGCATCGGCGGGGGCGGGCTGATCTCGGGCATCGCGGCGGCGCTGCGGGCCCGGCGGCCCGGGGTGCGGGTGTGGGGCGTGGAGACGGCGGGCGCGGAGGCGATGTCGGCCGCGCTGAAGGCGGGCGGCCCGGTGCCGGTCCCGCTGTCCTCCCTGGTCACCACGCTCAGCGCGCCCAGCGTCTGCCGGCTGACCTACGACCACACCGCCGAGTTGGTCGAGGACGTGCTGGTGGTCCCGGACCGGGAGGCCGTCCGCGGCTGCCTGGACCTCTCCACCCACGCCAAACTCTGGGCGGAACCCGCCGCGGGCTGCCTGCTCCCGGCCGCCCGTGAGATCCTCTCCCGCGTCGGCCCCGCCGCCCATCTGGGCCTGGTGGTGTGCGGCGGCAACACGACCCTGGCAGAGGTGACGGACTGGGCGGAGCGGTTCGGGCTGGGGTAG
- a CDS encoding LLM class F420-dependent oxidoreductase: MVRIGYTMMTEQAGPRELVEHVVGAEEVGFDFSVISDHYFPWLRAQGHAPYAWSVLGAAAQATSRIPLMTYVTCPIRRYHPAVVAQKAATVQLLSEGRFRLGLGAGENLNEHVVGGGWPPVDVRHEMLEEAVEIIRALFEGKHVTHHGRHYQVESARLWDVPGPPPPIGIAVSGEQSCRLAGQLGDLVIATEPKPDLLAAFDRHGGRGKPRVGQLPVCYDPDRDTAVKRAHAQFRWFGLGWKVNAELPHPDSFESATQFVTPDDVAASIPCGDDPDAFIEAVRPYAQAGFEEVALVQIGGDTQPEFLKWSAKTLLPALREAFG; this comes from the coding sequence ATGGTGCGAATCGGATACACGATGATGACCGAGCAGGCCGGGCCCCGGGAGTTGGTGGAGCATGTGGTGGGGGCCGAGGAGGTCGGGTTCGACTTCTCGGTGATCTCGGACCACTACTTTCCGTGGCTGCGGGCACAGGGGCACGCCCCCTACGCGTGGAGCGTGCTGGGTGCCGCCGCGCAGGCCACCTCGCGGATCCCGCTGATGACCTACGTGACCTGTCCCATCCGGCGCTACCACCCGGCCGTCGTGGCCCAGAAGGCGGCGACCGTGCAACTGCTGTCCGAGGGCAGGTTCCGGCTCGGGCTCGGCGCGGGTGAGAACCTGAACGAGCATGTGGTGGGCGGCGGTTGGCCCCCGGTGGATGTGCGCCACGAGATGCTGGAAGAGGCCGTGGAGATCATCCGCGCGCTGTTCGAGGGCAAGCACGTCACCCACCACGGCCGGCACTACCAGGTGGAGTCGGCCCGGCTGTGGGACGTGCCGGGGCCGCCCCCGCCGATCGGTATCGCGGTCTCCGGCGAGCAGTCCTGCCGGCTCGCGGGACAACTCGGCGACCTGGTGATCGCGACCGAGCCGAAGCCCGACCTGCTCGCGGCGTTCGACCGCCACGGCGGCCGCGGCAAGCCCCGCGTCGGCCAGCTGCCGGTGTGCTACGACCCGGACCGGGACACGGCCGTCAAGCGGGCCCACGCCCAGTTCCGCTGGTTCGGCCTCGGCTGGAAGGTGAACGCCGAACTGCCCCACCCCGACTCCTTCGAGTCCGCGACCCAGTTCGTCACCCCCGACGACGTGGCCGCCTCCATTCCGTGCGGCGACGACCCGGACGCCTTCATCGAGGCCGTACGGCCGTACGCGCAGGCCGGGTTCGAGGAGGTCGCCCTGGTGCAGATCGGCGGTGACACCCAGCCGGAGTTCCTGAAGTGGTCGGCGAAGACCCTGCTGCCCGCGCTGCGGGAGGCGTTCGGCTGA
- a CDS encoding SsgA family sporulation/cell division regulator, translating into MNTVVHKTLVVQLHAPGTGRFPVLAHLGYDADDPFAVTIVFAHDGHVLATWRLDREMLAEGLDRPVGVGDVRLRPADTGMWQELRMEFLGEPRPDGGRQRAVVYAWAPAVAMFVRETREIVPPGRERVPVDELLADILATG; encoded by the coding sequence GTGAACACCGTCGTGCACAAGACCCTGGTGGTGCAGCTCCATGCCCCCGGCACCGGCCGCTTCCCGGTCCTCGCCCATCTCGGGTACGACGCCGACGACCCCTTCGCCGTCACCATCGTATTCGCCCACGACGGCCATGTGCTGGCCACCTGGCGCCTCGACCGGGAGATGCTCGCCGAGGGCCTGGACAGGCCGGTCGGCGTCGGCGACGTACGGCTGCGGCCCGCCGACACGGGGATGTGGCAGGAGCTGCGCATGGAGTTCCTCGGGGAGCCGCGCCCGGACGGCGGGCGGCAGCGCGCGGTGGTGTACGCCTGGGCACCGGCCGTGGCCATGTTCGTGCGCGAGACCCGCGAGATCGTACCGCCGGGCCGCGAACGCGTCCCGGTGGACGAGCTGTTGGCGGACATCCTCGCCACGGGATGA